Proteins encoded by one window of Nocardia goodfellowii:
- a CDS encoding beta-sandwich lipoprotein, whose amino-acid sequence MSYLRTSVIVAAAALMGGAALSGCSTDADVVSDNISKAADQFEIARRVVFVNGITDKYLLSIEGRCNISDDSNQLEVVCKTAGGEYKKHFLGLSDNVTYFVEQLEPANVSADHYRVIFKPEVIVPDVDRP is encoded by the coding sequence GTGAGTTACCTCAGAACGTCCGTCATCGTCGCAGCGGCAGCCCTCATGGGCGGTGCCGCGCTATCGGGCTGCTCCACCGACGCCGATGTGGTGTCGGACAACATCAGCAAGGCCGCCGACCAGTTCGAGATCGCACGCCGTGTCGTGTTCGTCAACGGCATCACCGACAAGTACCTCCTCTCCATCGAGGGGCGATGCAACATCAGCGACGACAGCAATCAGCTCGAGGTCGTCTGCAAGACCGCCGGCGGGGAGTACAAGAAGCATTTCCTCGGCCTGAGCGACAACGTCACGTATTTCGTGGAGCAGCTCGAGCCCGCGAATGTCAGCGCGGACCACTACCGGGTGATCTTCAAGCCCGAGGTGATCGTGCCGGACGTCGACCGGCCGTGA
- a CDS encoding DUF4760 domain-containing protein, producing the protein MDATILVSALAVVVSVAAMVVSIMVGTRQARLAKDANQLPAVINLLTEFRSVAFHDNYHKVISELDPQNPSSLGISDLPEDLRAAVVDIGYYFQTFASLFALGILDEASTMVMLHHRFVAVWEAIAPYAAVERAKPYSDGHNLAMLEFYANRARAVPIGAMSRLLRRDETIRLARQHLRRAGSPARLPPPSGDS; encoded by the coding sequence TTGGACGCAACGATCCTAGTGAGCGCCCTCGCAGTCGTGGTTTCCGTTGCCGCAATGGTGGTATCCATCATGGTCGGCACGAGGCAGGCACGCTTGGCCAAAGACGCCAACCAACTACCTGCCGTGATCAACTTGCTGACAGAGTTCCGGTCAGTGGCGTTTCACGATAACTACCACAAGGTCATCTCCGAGTTGGATCCACAGAATCCATCGAGCCTCGGAATCAGCGACTTGCCTGAGGATCTGCGCGCAGCCGTCGTGGATATCGGCTACTACTTTCAAACGTTCGCCAGTCTGTTCGCCTTGGGCATTCTGGATGAAGCAAGCACGATGGTGATGCTGCACCACAGGTTCGTGGCCGTCTGGGAGGCGATCGCACCTTACGCGGCCGTTGAGCGCGCCAAACCGTACAGCGACGGCCATAATCTCGCGATGCTGGAATTTTATGCTAACCGGGCGCGAGCCGTACCGATTGGCGCCATGTCCCGGTTGCTTCGCAGAGACGAAACGATACGACTGGCCCGCCAACACCTTCGACGAGCGGGGTCGCCGGCTCGGCTGCCTCCACCGAGCGGCGATAGCTGA
- a CDS encoding nuclear transport factor 2 family protein, producing the protein MTNNVASSDRLRHTLLILALPLALPAAACSTNATATEEDPTRRQLRELLDRQAIHALVDRLATTVDEGRFDMFTTIYTTDVTAKSPGGEAQGRDAVIALASRNHSNERRELHYISNVQIDLAGDRAAVRANTIFAIVPTATVAGSMAPEPVFTSGGPYRFDAVRTPEGWRFSRVETAPVWTTGTLPS; encoded by the coding sequence ATGACTAACAACGTCGCTTCCTCTGACCGACTCCGCCATACACTCCTGATCCTCGCGTTGCCATTGGCGCTGCCGGCCGCCGCATGCTCGACCAACGCCACCGCGACCGAGGAGGATCCCACTCGGCGTCAACTGCGGGAACTGCTGGACCGTCAGGCGATCCATGCCTTGGTCGACCGCCTCGCAACCACCGTCGACGAAGGCCGATTCGACATGTTCACCACGATCTACACCACCGACGTGACGGCCAAGTCTCCCGGCGGTGAGGCGCAGGGACGTGACGCCGTGATCGCGCTGGCCAGCCGGAACCATTCGAACGAACGACGAGAGTTGCACTACATCAGCAACGTGCAGATCGACTTGGCGGGCGACCGGGCGGCGGTCCGGGCGAACACAATCTTCGCGATTGTTCCGACCGCCACCGTTGCCGGCAGCATGGCCCCGGAACCGGTATTCACATCGGGTGGGCCCTACCGATTCGATGCCGTCCGCACCCCCGAAGGCTGGCGATTCTCACGCGTGGAAACCGCGCCTGTCTGGACCACGGGCACTCTGCCGTCCTGA
- a CDS encoding SMI1/KNR4 family protein encodes MAAIGRTATFSLSGEMGSRFWLEEWGYPDIGIYFADCPSAGHDMIALDYRNGDEPSVVHVDQAVGYRITTLAPDFATFVHGLVHEANRDNP; translated from the coding sequence GTGGCCGCCATCGGCCGCACGGCCACCTTCAGCCTCAGCGGCGAAATGGGTAGCCGCTTCTGGCTCGAGGAGTGGGGATATCCCGACATCGGGATCTATTTCGCGGATTGCCCGTCGGCCGGCCACGACATGATCGCACTGGACTACCGCAACGGTGACGAGCCGAGCGTGGTCCATGTCGACCAGGCAGTCGGCTATCGAATCACCACTCTCGCACCTGATTTCGCCACATTCGTCCACGGCCTCGTCCACGAAGCAAACCGCGACAACCCGTAA
- a CDS encoding EthD domain-containing protein: MSTLSTPASGFRPVVNMCGRIGSESAGWDGELEPVTAGLCGVTVGGSMVICGKDFGMKLMFALWADGLGEWLHSAELRRELAAAGATELQVNICDADVDAAQVRHTTYDEPIAAIVSVWTEAAHESITAALSSVAKEVDGWIVDERTPIVPPPVESGVRTDALANFALLRIPVDLTREEWLHRWHDLHTTVAIETQDTFGYVQNTVREPITAGRRVDALVEELFPMAAMTSVHAFYGAADDADLQQRVTRMMESVVSFGAHLNLDLVPTSRYVYPLT, from the coding sequence ATGAGCACGCTGTCCACGCCCGCCAGCGGGTTCCGTCCGGTGGTGAATATGTGCGGGCGGATCGGATCGGAATCCGCTGGGTGGGACGGTGAGCTGGAACCGGTTACAGCGGGCCTTTGCGGGGTTACGGTGGGCGGATCGATGGTGATCTGCGGCAAGGACTTCGGGATGAAGCTGATGTTTGCCCTGTGGGCCGACGGTTTGGGTGAGTGGTTGCACAGCGCTGAGTTGCGGCGCGAGCTGGCGGCGGCCGGGGCTACCGAGTTGCAGGTGAATATTTGCGATGCGGATGTCGATGCGGCGCAGGTGCGGCATACGACCTATGACGAGCCGATTGCCGCCATTGTGAGTGTGTGGACAGAGGCGGCGCACGAATCCATCACTGCGGCACTGTCTTCCGTGGCAAAGGAGGTCGATGGGTGGATTGTGGATGAGCGCACCCCTATCGTTCCTCCGCCGGTCGAGAGTGGTGTGCGTACCGACGCGCTCGCGAACTTCGCGCTCCTGCGCATCCCCGTCGACCTCACCCGCGAGGAATGGCTGCATCGCTGGCATGATCTGCACACCACGGTTGCCATCGAAACCCAGGACACCTTCGGATACGTCCAGAACACCGTCCGCGAACCAATCACCGCGGGCAGGCGGGTGGATGCCCTGGTCGAGGAACTGTTCCCGATGGCTGCCATGACCAGCGTCCACGCCTTCTACGGTGCGGCAGACGACGCCGACCTCCAGCAGCGAGTCACGCGCATGATGGAAAGCGTCGTCTCCTTCGGCGCCCACCTGAACCTGGATCTGGTTCCCACCAGCCGCTATGTGTATCCCCTGACCTGA
- a CDS encoding ankyrin repeat domain-containing protein, producing the protein MHDEQGGWAGVGWAAWTDPRQIRARLEAGADPDVVLRGQQRPLDMAATHGSAEVVAEVASRVGDVDAMAWGRTALWRAVYANRPDNARVLLAAGADPARPMMAGWSPARLSLAGQYPLVTGALSAAEQVAVEERRQLTTALGTPWVDGMSLVCVAGIDAAEAVRRLDAEVVPAGSVTADDMASWPLSADTELTMWATDVPGGCAIAQPWSYIASMPGISTRLSPGTKCYGMYFNPKSGCQGSTSVDGVRTSSDISPALDPSDEDSAEDILTSYLYQYDVLAYCCAWAGLRPRDARAFAGPPDMWLRVPDGDYRYRP; encoded by the coding sequence ATGCATGATGAGCAGGGTGGCTGGGCTGGCGTCGGATGGGCGGCATGGACCGATCCAAGACAGATACGCGCACGTCTAGAAGCGGGTGCCGACCCCGATGTCGTACTGCGCGGCCAGCAGAGACCGTTGGACATGGCCGCCACGCACGGTTCTGCGGAGGTGGTGGCGGAGGTGGCGTCGCGGGTGGGTGATGTCGATGCGATGGCGTGGGGCCGTACCGCGTTGTGGCGTGCGGTGTATGCCAACCGTCCCGACAACGCCCGCGTGTTGCTGGCCGCGGGCGCTGATCCGGCGCGACCGATGATGGCGGGCTGGTCTCCGGCGAGGCTGAGCCTGGCTGGGCAGTATCCGCTGGTCACCGGCGCGTTGTCGGCCGCCGAACAAGTCGCAGTCGAGGAAAGACGCCAGCTGACTACGGCACTAGGCACACCATGGGTTGACGGGATGAGCCTGGTCTGTGTCGCGGGCATCGACGCGGCCGAGGCTGTCCGCCGGTTGGACGCCGAGGTTGTGCCGGCGGGATCGGTGACTGCGGACGACATGGCGAGCTGGCCCCTGTCCGCTGACACCGAGTTGACGATGTGGGCGACCGATGTGCCCGGCGGCTGCGCGATCGCCCAACCCTGGTCCTACATCGCCTCGATGCCCGGCATCTCCACCCGCCTGTCTCCCGGCACGAAATGCTATGGGATGTACTTCAACCCGAAGAGCGGCTGCCAGGGCAGCACCAGTGTCGACGGCGTGCGCACCAGCTCGGATATCAGTCCCGCCCTCGACCCGTCCGACGAGGATTCCGCCGAGGACATCCTCACCTCGTACCTGTATCAGTACGACGTCCTCGCCTACTGCTGCGCGTGGGCCGGGTTACGCCCGCGCGACGCGCGCGCCTTCGCTGGACCACCGGACATGTGGCTACGTGTGCCCGACGGCGACTATCGGTACCGGCCCTGA
- a CDS encoding DUF3626 domain-containing protein: MSLLPRRSPARDIFSAQRTGARGGAEGVRPAPCRRRRKAGNRPVYGALNFRRALVGAAPRFGSAHLRLSGAVWNARRSAIPTAT; encoded by the coding sequence ATGTCCCTTCTCCCGAGGCGATCCCCGGCACGGGACATCTTCTCAGCACAGCGAACTGGTGCGCGAGGCGGGGCGGAAGGAGTTCGGCCCGCACCGTGCAGGCGTCGGCGGAAGGCTGGAAATCGGCCGGTATATGGGGCGTTGAACTTTCGGCGAGCGCTGGTAGGTGCTGCACCGCGGTTCGGCTCAGCGCACCTACGCTTGAGCGGGGCGGTTTGGAACGCACGACGTTCTGCTATCCCGACAGCTACCTGA
- a CDS encoding DUF2071 domain-containing protein — MSSVIERRLLVNYRVDPAIAAAMMPPTMRPQLVDGWAVAGVCLIRLGQFRPSALPGWAGLRTENAAHRIAVEWDGPQGHSTGVYIARRDSSSLINVLAGGRLFPGEHNAARFDVRETARELHVAYRTRDETISVSVDVRTAGRFQGSELFADLAQASEFFRQGSAGFSATRGGQRLDGLELRTDAWQVEPVDIQSVRSTIFDDPDRFPPGSAKLDCALLMRQVPVTWRALEPQHVVADCAAEGHSAR; from the coding sequence ATGTCCAGCGTCATAGAACGACGCCTGCTTGTGAACTACCGAGTCGACCCCGCGATCGCCGCAGCAATGATGCCGCCGACAATGCGACCGCAATTGGTCGACGGCTGGGCGGTCGCGGGCGTCTGTCTGATCCGCCTCGGACAGTTCCGGCCCAGTGCACTACCCGGCTGGGCCGGACTGCGTACCGAGAACGCGGCACATCGCATCGCGGTCGAATGGGATGGCCCGCAAGGACACTCGACCGGCGTGTATATCGCGCGCCGCGACAGCAGCTCGCTGATCAACGTCCTGGCCGGTGGGCGACTCTTCCCCGGCGAGCACAACGCCGCGCGGTTCGACGTCCGCGAAACAGCGCGGGAGCTCCACGTCGCCTACCGCACCCGCGACGAAACCATCTCCGTCAGTGTCGACGTCCGGACCGCCGGGCGCTTCCAGGGCAGCGAATTGTTCGCCGATCTCGCGCAGGCATCGGAGTTCTTCAGGCAGGGCTCGGCCGGATTCTCGGCCACCCGAGGCGGCCAACGCCTGGACGGGCTCGAGCTCCGAACAGACGCATGGCAGGTCGAACCCGTCGACATCCAATCCGTTCGGTCCACGATCTTCGACGACCCGGACCGGTTCCCGCCGGGCAGCGCGAAACTCGACTGTGCGCTACTGATGCGCCAGGTACCGGTGACCTGGCGGGCCCTGGAACCTCAGCACGTCGTTGCCGACTGCGCCGCCGAAGGGCACAGCGCCCGCTGA
- a CDS encoding metalloregulator ArsR/SmtB family transcription factor, translating to MTESDPADEAGVFRALADSTRRQILEDLRSGELTAGDIAARFPISGPSISRHLSVLKAAGLVRERRDANRIFYSLVEERLALCVGRFLSTICPEQVIVRQRRARNTKNGEPG from the coding sequence ATGACCGAGAGCGACCCTGCCGACGAAGCGGGAGTATTCCGCGCACTGGCCGATTCGACGCGCCGCCAGATCTTGGAAGACCTTCGCTCCGGCGAGTTGACCGCGGGTGACATCGCCGCGAGATTCCCGATCAGTGGCCCCTCGATCTCCCGGCATCTGAGCGTGCTCAAGGCCGCCGGGCTGGTCCGGGAGCGCCGAGACGCCAATCGAATCTTCTACTCGCTGGTCGAGGAGCGGCTGGCGTTGTGCGTCGGCAGATTTCTGAGCACGATCTGCCCCGAGCAGGTCATCGTCAGACAGCGCAGAGCCCGCAACACCAAGAACGGGGAACCCGGATGA
- a CDS encoding GNAT family N-acetyltransferase yields MRTPRLELRMPSMEDLGALAGLAAEGVHDPAVQPFTAGWTDAGPDERARGLLQWHWRCWAEWRVASWALNLVVLRDGEVVGTQSVGARDFAVCAEVNTGSWLGLKHHGQGMGTEMRAAVLELAFALLGADSAVSGAFEDNLASHAVSRKLGYRFDGVEMHAVRGKPAMLRRLRLTRAQWETGPRMRVEVAGLPECLSLFGVPSRP; encoded by the coding sequence ATGCGCACACCGCGACTGGAGTTGCGGATGCCGAGCATGGAGGACCTTGGTGCACTTGCCGGGCTAGCTGCCGAGGGCGTGCATGATCCGGCGGTGCAACCGTTCACGGCGGGGTGGACCGATGCGGGGCCGGATGAACGTGCGCGGGGATTGTTGCAGTGGCACTGGCGGTGCTGGGCCGAGTGGCGGGTCGCGTCATGGGCGCTCAACCTCGTCGTGCTCCGCGATGGTGAAGTGGTCGGTACGCAGTCGGTGGGTGCGCGAGACTTCGCGGTTTGCGCGGAGGTGAACACCGGATCGTGGCTGGGTTTGAAACACCATGGCCAAGGGATGGGAACGGAGATGCGGGCTGCGGTGTTGGAGCTGGCTTTTGCCTTGCTCGGGGCGGATTCGGCGGTGTCAGGTGCGTTCGAGGACAATCTGGCGTCGCACGCGGTTTCTCGCAAACTCGGGTACCGGTTCGACGGGGTCGAGATGCATGCGGTGCGGGGGAAACCGGCGATGCTGCGTCGGTTACGGCTTACGCGCGCCCAATGGGAAACCGGTCCACGCATGCGGGTGGAAGTGGCCGGATTGCCGGAATGCCTATCGCTTTTCGGGGTTCCGTCGAGACCATGA
- a CDS encoding TetR/AcrR family transcriptional regulator, which yields MPKQVDHRERRETIARALWRVVEQQGWARATMREVAREADASLGQVQHYFRSRTAMLVFAMEFAAEQTAQRVTQGLDRLGSPPHPRDVLRVTLMEMLPLHPDARATSRMSAAYTLEALHDPELHEQARLGLHDGRALTERLIRQAIADGHIARDREPAIETNLLLALTGFTPLLEFDVIDPEAALAAIDYYLDRLFDCT from the coding sequence GTGCCGAAACAGGTCGACCACCGAGAACGTCGCGAAACCATCGCGCGCGCCCTGTGGCGAGTAGTCGAACAACAAGGTTGGGCCCGCGCGACGATGCGCGAGGTCGCCCGTGAGGCGGATGCCTCCCTGGGGCAGGTACAGCACTATTTCCGTTCCCGGACAGCGATGCTCGTCTTCGCGATGGAATTCGCTGCCGAACAGACCGCACAGCGCGTCACCCAGGGACTCGACCGTCTCGGCTCACCTCCGCACCCCCGAGACGTGCTGCGAGTGACGCTCATGGAGATGCTCCCCCTGCACCCGGACGCCCGCGCCACCAGCCGGATGAGCGCCGCCTACACCCTCGAGGCGCTCCACGACCCGGAGCTGCACGAGCAGGCCCGCCTCGGACTCCATGACGGCAGAGCACTCACCGAACGCTTGATCAGGCAGGCGATCGCCGACGGCCACATCGCCCGGGATCGTGAACCGGCGATCGAGACGAACCTCCTGCTCGCGCTTACCGGCTTCACCCCGCTGCTCGAGTTCGACGTCATCGATCCAGAGGCCGCGCTGGCGGCCATCGATTACTACCTCGACCGACTCTTCGACTGCACCTGA
- a CDS encoding alpha/beta fold hydrolase has product MSTFASPELEAAYFGAYDAVLAHWPVPVETVDLPGRYGTTRVTSAGSAAAQSLVLLHGYGGTSTMWYPVVGALAEEHRVHAVDIIGEAGRSRHTGAALTSMDDLVDWLAETFDLLGLPAADLCGQSLGGHLAYRFTIAHPERVRRLVLLDPPLVFAGLSPEFEELGRNRDPHPTFEAARAVLAPDGPGSGPAHLEAYFDLLAHGAAHFPSSPIVYPHLPDGLTQLPVPTFVALAGASEVHDSAVAEEVARRAGAHTVVLPGAGHGLLADVEPVRSLVLEHLRPRD; this is encoded by the coding sequence ATGAGTACATTCGCCAGCCCTGAGCTGGAAGCAGCATATTTCGGGGCCTACGACGCGGTGCTGGCCCACTGGCCGGTACCGGTCGAGACCGTAGATCTTCCGGGTCGATACGGAACGACGCGGGTCACCTCCGCCGGCTCGGCCGCGGCGCAGTCGCTGGTGCTGCTGCACGGATACGGCGGCACGTCCACGATGTGGTACCCGGTCGTCGGTGCGCTGGCCGAGGAGCATCGCGTGCACGCCGTGGACATCATCGGCGAGGCGGGCCGCAGCCGGCATACCGGCGCAGCCTTGACCAGCATGGACGATCTCGTGGACTGGCTGGCCGAAACCTTCGATCTGCTCGGGCTACCGGCGGCCGACCTGTGCGGTCAGTCGCTGGGCGGTCACCTCGCGTACCGGTTCACCATTGCCCATCCCGAACGGGTGCGACGGCTGGTCCTGCTCGACCCGCCCCTGGTCTTCGCCGGGCTCAGTCCCGAATTCGAGGAGCTGGGCCGAAACCGCGACCCGCACCCCACATTCGAGGCCGCCCGCGCGGTGCTGGCACCGGACGGCCCCGGCAGCGGACCGGCGCACCTGGAGGCCTACTTCGACCTGCTCGCCCACGGAGCCGCACACTTCCCGTCCTCGCCGATCGTCTATCCGCACCTGCCGGATGGGCTGACCCAGCTGCCGGTCCCGACCTTCGTCGCACTGGCCGGGGCGAGCGAGGTGCACGATTCGGCGGTGGCCGAGGAGGTCGCGCGGCGTGCCGGAGCCCATACGGTGGTTCTCCCCGGTGCGGGGCACGGCCTGCTGGCCGATGTCGAACCCGTCCGCAGCCTCGTCCTGGAACACCTCCGGCCGCGCGATTAG
- a CDS encoding winged helix-turn-helix transcriptional regulator: MTRRPGAYTCGLDATLSVLNGKWKMMILWPLSERPHRFGELRRQVPGVSEKVLTAQLRELEADGIVHREVFDEVVPRVEYSLTALGELLNAALLPLEAWGREHLMGDSPLSSTNR, translated from the coding sequence ATCACACGCAGGCCCGGCGCTTACACGTGCGGGCTCGACGCCACCCTCTCGGTACTGAACGGCAAGTGGAAGATGATGATCCTGTGGCCGCTGAGCGAACGCCCGCATCGCTTCGGTGAATTACGCCGCCAGGTGCCGGGCGTGTCGGAGAAGGTCCTCACCGCGCAACTGCGCGAGCTGGAAGCCGACGGAATCGTGCACCGAGAGGTGTTCGACGAGGTGGTTCCTCGCGTCGAATACTCGCTGACCGCACTGGGCGAGCTGCTCAATGCCGCTCTGCTCCCGTTGGAAGCCTGGGGCCGTGAACATCTCATGGGCGATAGCCCGCTTTCGTCAACCAATCGGTGA
- a CDS encoding NAD(P)-dependent oxidoreductase, translating to MSESSKKSLTVLGLGDMGAALVRSWLTTGYTVTVWNRSARPAPEGAVVAATAAEAAAANSLVVVCLLDDVSVRETLDGIDLTGRDIVNMTTSTPAEARALSDWITMRGGRLLDAGIMAVPSMIGVADSGGYVFYSGSAEVYETHAEALTVPAGVNYVGSDAGFAALYDIALLSAMWGMFAGAAHAFALIGSEDISPADFAPLMVGYQQAMAGYAYGTAAQLASGDYAEGVESNLAMMCTTNGTLLRTAEEQGVSPELLTPFMALMERRVAEGGGSESTTGVVDLLRRPKTPVAQHQ from the coding sequence ATGTCCGAATCTTCGAAGAAGTCGCTCACCGTCCTCGGTCTCGGTGATATGGGCGCGGCACTGGTCCGCTCCTGGCTCACGACCGGGTACACCGTCACGGTCTGGAACCGAAGTGCTCGACCGGCTCCCGAGGGGGCTGTCGTCGCCGCGACCGCCGCCGAAGCCGCAGCTGCCAACTCGCTTGTTGTCGTGTGCCTCCTCGACGATGTCTCGGTGCGCGAGACCCTGGACGGCATCGACCTGACCGGCCGCGACATCGTCAACATGACCACCAGTACTCCAGCCGAGGCGCGTGCCCTGTCCGACTGGATCACCATGCGCGGCGGCCGTCTTCTGGACGCCGGGATCATGGCCGTACCGTCGATGATCGGTGTCGCCGATTCCGGTGGATACGTTTTCTACAGCGGCTCGGCCGAGGTATATGAGACCCACGCCGAGGCTTTGACCGTGCCGGCCGGTGTCAACTACGTGGGCTCGGACGCCGGATTCGCCGCGCTCTACGACATCGCTTTGCTCAGCGCGATGTGGGGCATGTTCGCAGGCGCCGCACACGCTTTCGCGTTGATCGGCTCAGAAGACATCTCACCGGCCGATTTCGCGCCCCTCATGGTCGGCTATCAACAGGCGATGGCCGGATACGCCTACGGCACCGCCGCCCAGCTGGCCAGTGGCGACTACGCTGAGGGCGTCGAGTCGAATCTGGCGATGATGTGCACGACGAACGGTACGTTGCTGCGGACCGCCGAGGAACAAGGCGTCAGTCCCGAACTCCTCACACCCTTCATGGCATTGATGGAGCGCCGGGTCGCCGAGGGTGGCGGAAGCGAGTCCACCACCGGCGTCGTAGACCTCCTGCGCCGCCCGAAAACGCCAGTTGCACAGCATCAATGA
- a CDS encoding GNAT family N-acetyltransferase yields the protein MTVAGSHALATGVGPPQRIVLDDLLIRRWQPEDLMARFQAITASYEHLRPWMDWLAEPPTLEKQRARSRMCAASWPTADRSFDFGIFDPDGTLLGAISLHDSLGPSRLEIGYWCHAAHTGRGVVTRSVASLTRIALELPCIDSVEIHCDEANLRSAAVARRLGYHLDRVESRAKRAPAESGRGMYWVKHR from the coding sequence ATGACCGTTGCAGGTTCCCACGCTCTAGCAACGGGTGTCGGTCCTCCGCAACGAATTGTTCTGGACGATCTCCTGATACGTCGCTGGCAGCCGGAAGATCTGATGGCCCGATTCCAGGCGATCACAGCGTCCTACGAGCACCTCCGTCCTTGGATGGATTGGCTCGCCGAACCACCGACGTTAGAAAAGCAACGCGCACGCAGTCGAATGTGTGCCGCGAGTTGGCCCACTGCCGACCGCAGCTTCGACTTCGGCATTTTTGACCCGGACGGCACGCTCCTCGGCGCGATCAGCCTGCACGACAGTCTCGGCCCCTCGCGGTTGGAAATCGGCTATTGGTGCCACGCCGCACACACCGGTCGCGGTGTCGTGACTCGCAGCGTTGCCTCATTGACGCGAATCGCCTTGGAACTGCCATGCATCGACAGTGTTGAGATCCACTGTGATGAAGCCAATCTCCGCAGCGCCGCCGTCGCCCGACGACTCGGTTATCACCTCGATCGTGTCGAGTCCCGAGCCAAGCGCGCACCCGCGGAATCTGGACGCGGAATGTACTGGGTCAAGCACCGGTAG
- a CDS encoding SRPBCC family protein, whose translation MNPAAVELGSFFPQPPESVWRALTEPELMGRWLLRPAGFAASVGTCFRFTIPDSSIDEILCEVLAARPYQQLTYSWAYPQAEYPARWVVDWTLQPQGRGTRLLLTQTGFDIEDRRQKMARNATERGWKRLVLPRLGQVIPC comes from the coding sequence TTGAATCCCGCCGCGGTCGAGCTCGGCAGCTTCTTCCCGCAGCCGCCAGAGTCTGTGTGGCGCGCGTTGACCGAGCCGGAACTAATGGGACGGTGGCTGCTTCGACCTGCCGGGTTCGCCGCCTCGGTCGGTACTTGCTTTCGATTCACCATCCCGGACTCATCAATCGACGAGATCCTCTGCGAGGTGCTGGCGGCTCGGCCGTACCAGCAACTCACCTACAGCTGGGCGTATCCGCAGGCCGAGTATCCCGCTCGCTGGGTGGTCGACTGGACACTGCAACCACAGGGTCGAGGCACACGACTTCTACTGACACAGACAGGTTTCGACATCGAAGATCGGCGGCAAAAGATGGCGCGCAACGCTACAGAACGCGGCTGGAAAAGACTTGTCCTGCCACGGCTCGGCCAGGTGATTCCCTGCTGA
- the acpM gene encoding meromycolate extension acyl carrier protein AcpM: MATTQTEIVAGIAEIVEEVTGIEAAEVTLDKTFVDDLDIDSLSLVEIAVQLEDKYEVKIPDEDLASLRTVGDAVAYVQKMEAEMPQLAADLEAKYKEGQAN; encoded by the coding sequence ATGGCTACTACACAGACAGAAATCGTTGCCGGCATAGCGGAGATCGTGGAGGAGGTGACCGGCATCGAGGCCGCTGAGGTGACGCTGGATAAAACCTTCGTCGACGATCTGGACATCGACTCACTGTCGCTGGTCGAGATCGCCGTGCAGCTCGAGGACAAGTACGAGGTGAAGATCCCGGACGAGGATCTGGCGAGCCTGCGCACCGTCGGCGACGCAGTCGCCTACGTCCAGAAGATGGAAGCCGAGATGCCGCAACTCGCGGCGGACCTGGAAGCGAAATACAAGGAAGGCCAAGCCAATTGA